In Gemmata obscuriglobus, a single genomic region encodes these proteins:
- a CDS encoding tetratricopeptide repeat protein produces the protein MTRIFALATVAVLTAAAVGQDQNWADKTVRLRTTTRLGTRQAGGILRDGAEVTLGQTLTVKSDDGVYLEFVDETGVLFKTEVELFAGREMPRKGAPAPKIDPAKLWAAGAKVLAKRSANQVQFGDRDEKGRSTFFTLTGISFVVVRDNGDGWVRVRDRYREGWVVKDDLVPKEAAVAHFDALLKADPQNSWALFMRAASNNENGKHDAAIADYTEYLKLSPNSSAALNNRGTVWINKKEYDKAIEDFTTVLKADPKYAVAYSNRGHALLNKKDYEKAVADCDRAIELDPQFAAAVWYRARALAKLKKYDAATAGFESAAKLDPSAARLNSLAWHLATCPDEKHRDGKKAVEAAKKAVALDGAWGFRDTLAAAHAAAGDFEAAVTELQKALEAKAIPAGDRKTLEARLELFKAKKAFRDDE, from the coding sequence ATGACTCGCATTTTCGCTCTCGCGACCGTTGCGGTGTTGACCGCCGCAGCGGTCGGCCAGGACCAGAACTGGGCCGACAAAACCGTCCGGCTGCGCACGACCACCCGGCTCGGCACCAGGCAGGCCGGCGGGATCCTTCGCGACGGTGCCGAGGTGACGCTGGGCCAAACGCTCACCGTCAAGTCGGACGACGGCGTGTACCTCGAGTTCGTCGACGAGACCGGTGTCCTGTTCAAAACCGAGGTGGAGCTGTTCGCCGGCCGCGAGATGCCCCGGAAGGGCGCCCCGGCCCCCAAGATCGATCCCGCGAAGCTGTGGGCCGCCGGGGCGAAGGTGCTGGCGAAAAGGAGCGCCAACCAGGTGCAGTTCGGGGACCGCGACGAGAAGGGCCGGTCCACGTTCTTCACGCTCACCGGCATCTCTTTTGTTGTGGTGCGGGACAACGGCGACGGCTGGGTGCGGGTCCGCGACCGGTACCGCGAGGGGTGGGTCGTCAAGGACGACCTGGTTCCCAAAGAGGCGGCGGTCGCCCACTTCGACGCGCTGCTGAAGGCCGACCCGCAGAACAGTTGGGCGCTGTTCATGCGCGCCGCGAGCAACAACGAAAACGGCAAGCACGACGCCGCGATCGCGGATTACACCGAGTACCTCAAGCTGTCCCCGAACAGTTCGGCCGCTCTCAACAACCGTGGCACCGTGTGGATCAACAAGAAGGAGTATGATAAGGCCATTGAGGACTTCACCACGGTGCTGAAGGCCGACCCGAAATACGCGGTCGCTTACAGCAACCGGGGGCACGCGCTGCTGAACAAGAAGGACTACGAGAAGGCGGTGGCCGACTGCGACCGGGCGATCGAACTCGACCCGCAGTTCGCGGCGGCGGTGTGGTACCGGGCACGGGCACTGGCGAAGCTGAAGAAGTACGACGCGGCCACCGCCGGGTTCGAGTCCGCGGCCAAACTCGACCCGTCGGCGGCGCGGCTCAACTCGCTCGCGTGGCACCTGGCCACCTGCCCGGACGAGAAGCACCGCGACGGCAAGAAGGCGGTGGAGGCGGCGAAGAAGGCGGTCGCGCTGGACGGGGCCTGGGGGTTCCGCGACACGCTCGCCGCGGCGCACGCCGCGGCAGGGGACTTTGAGGCGGCGGTAACCGAGCTTCAAAAGGCGCTCGAGGCGAAGGCGATCCCTGCGGGCGATCGCAAGACGTTGGAGGCGCGGCTGGAACTGTTCAAGGCGAAGAAGGCGTTCCGCGATGACGAGTGA
- a CDS encoding N-acyl-D-amino-acid deacylase family protein: MRRFANARVLLVSLVACGSPPPTCGAEPNAPDTNLVFRGATIYDGTGAKPAKGDVHIKGDKIAAVGMVGKVEGAREVNADGLAMCPGFIDLHTHCDPGLTGKTGKFNKNYVAQGCTLAVTGNCGSGPVDVGAFFKKLEEGGVGTNVIHLAPHNGIRAEVMKNANRPPTADELKRMEQLTDRAMRDGAWGLSTGLIYNPGTYSKTDEIVALAKVAARHGGLYASHIRNEGGGLLGAIEEALTIGKESGCRVHVSHIKASGKSAWGKSSDAIALIEAARTKGAEVTADQYPYVASSTSLRATLVPAKYREGTEKEYVARLDDPRTGPKIKADIEKDLGGRDGGKRIQIARYAGNPKWQGKNLTTIAEGEKKEPIDIVLEIERNGGAQVVNFGMTEEDVRLYMKQPWVATASDGGVQAPGATVPHPRSYGTFPRKIGLYAVEEKIVPVEFAVRSSTGLPADILKLTDRGYLKPGHFADVVVFDPKAFRDTATFEKPHQYAAGLKWVLVNGHPAIKDGEYQEVLGGRVLRHR; this comes from the coding sequence ATGCGTCGCTTCGCCAATGCTCGTGTGCTGCTCGTTTCGCTCGTCGCGTGTGGCTCACCGCCGCCCACATGCGGGGCCGAACCGAACGCCCCGGACACCAACCTCGTGTTCCGCGGCGCCACCATTTACGACGGCACCGGCGCGAAGCCCGCGAAGGGCGACGTTCACATCAAGGGCGACAAGATCGCGGCCGTCGGAATGGTGGGAAAGGTTGAGGGCGCGCGCGAGGTGAACGCCGACGGGCTGGCGATGTGCCCGGGGTTCATCGACCTGCACACGCACTGCGACCCCGGCCTGACGGGCAAAACGGGCAAGTTCAACAAGAACTACGTCGCCCAGGGCTGCACGCTCGCGGTCACCGGCAACTGCGGTTCCGGACCGGTCGACGTCGGGGCGTTCTTCAAGAAGCTCGAAGAGGGCGGCGTGGGCACGAACGTGATCCACCTCGCCCCGCACAACGGCATCCGGGCGGAGGTGATGAAGAACGCCAACCGCCCGCCCACCGCAGACGAACTGAAGAGAATGGAGCAACTCACCGACAGGGCCATGAGGGACGGCGCGTGGGGGCTCTCGACGGGACTGATCTACAACCCCGGCACCTACTCCAAAACTGACGAGATCGTCGCACTGGCGAAGGTCGCGGCGAGGCACGGCGGGCTGTACGCCAGCCACATCCGCAACGAGGGCGGCGGGCTGCTCGGGGCGATCGAAGAGGCGCTGACCATCGGGAAGGAGTCGGGGTGCCGCGTTCACGTCTCGCACATCAAGGCGAGCGGCAAGTCGGCGTGGGGCAAGTCGAGTGACGCCATCGCGCTGATCGAGGCCGCACGCACGAAGGGCGCGGAGGTGACCGCCGACCAGTACCCCTACGTCGCGAGTTCCACCTCCCTGCGTGCGACGCTGGTGCCCGCGAAGTACCGCGAAGGCACCGAGAAGGAGTACGTCGCCCGGCTCGACGACCCGCGGACCGGCCCCAAGATCAAGGCCGACATCGAAAAGGACCTGGGCGGCCGGGACGGCGGTAAGCGCATCCAGATCGCGCGCTACGCCGGGAACCCGAAGTGGCAGGGCAAGAACCTCACGACCATCGCCGAGGGCGAAAAGAAGGAGCCGATCGACATCGTTCTGGAGATCGAGCGGAACGGCGGGGCGCAGGTCGTCAACTTCGGGATGACCGAAGAGGACGTGCGGCTTTACATGAAACAGCCGTGGGTGGCGACCGCGAGCGACGGCGGCGTTCAAGCGCCGGGCGCGACGGTCCCGCACCCGCGGAGCTACGGCACGTTCCCGCGGAAGATCGGCCTTTACGCCGTCGAGGAGAAGATCGTTCCGGTCGAGTTCGCGGTCCGCAGCTCCACCGGACTGCCGGCCGACATCCTGAAGCTGACCGACCGCGGGTATCTGAAGCCGGGGCACTTCGCGGACGTCGTCGTGTTCGACCCGAAAGCGTTCCGCGACACCGCCACCTTCGAGAAGCCGCACCAGTACGCCGCCGGCTTAAAGTGGGTGCTCGTGAACGGTCATCCCGCGATCAAGGACGGCGAATATCAGGAGGTGCTCGGCGGTCGGGTGCTACGGCACCGTTGA
- a CDS encoding sulfite exporter TauE/SafE family protein, whose amino-acid sequence MPIDFWTYVFLCGSAFLAGIMNAVAGGGTLLTFPALTGVLSAAMANGTSTVALLPGSCAGALGYRKELWECRRFVLRMCAPSLAGGFLGAWLVGENQDAFATLVPWLILTAALLFVAQAPLSKWVKSRAARDGAQPEHHEPGRITQALVIGFQFLVATYGGYFGAGIGILMLSALGFMGVGDIHRMNAVKTCLAALINAASVVVFVRDGLVDWNFVLVMAAAATAGGYMGARVARRLPASYVRYAVIAIGFGLSAFYFVKKYV is encoded by the coding sequence ATGCCAATCGACTTCTGGACCTACGTGTTCCTGTGCGGTTCGGCGTTCCTGGCCGGAATCATGAACGCCGTGGCCGGCGGCGGGACGCTGCTCACGTTCCCCGCGCTGACAGGCGTTCTCAGCGCGGCGATGGCGAACGGCACCAGCACCGTGGCACTCCTGCCCGGCTCGTGCGCCGGAGCGCTGGGCTACCGCAAAGAGCTGTGGGAGTGCCGGCGGTTCGTGCTGCGGATGTGCGCGCCGAGCCTCGCGGGCGGGTTCCTCGGCGCGTGGCTCGTCGGCGAGAACCAGGACGCCTTCGCCACCCTCGTACCGTGGCTGATCCTGACGGCCGCGCTGTTGTTCGTGGCGCAGGCCCCGCTCTCGAAGTGGGTGAAGAGCCGGGCCGCACGGGACGGGGCGCAGCCCGAGCACCACGAGCCGGGCCGGATCACGCAGGCGCTGGTGATCGGGTTCCAGTTCCTGGTTGCAACTTACGGGGGGTACTTCGGCGCCGGGATCGGCATCCTGATGCTCAGCGCCTTGGGGTTCATGGGGGTGGGCGACATCCACCGCATGAACGCGGTGAAGACGTGCCTCGCGGCGCTCATCAACGCGGCGAGCGTGGTGGTCTTCGTCCGCGACGGGCTGGTGGACTGGAACTTCGTGCTGGTCATGGCGGCGGCGGCCACGGCCGGGGGCTACATGGGCGCCCGGGTAGCGCGGCGGCTGCCGGCGAGCTACGTGCGGTACGCGGTCATCGCGATCGGGTTCGGGCTGTCGGCGTTCTACTTCGTCAAGAAGTACGTGTAG
- a CDS encoding heavy metal translocating P-type ATPase — protein MTTCANCHGPITGAGYAGRADGDRPAPLYCCFGCLAVAERACGAGACGAGAEPEFAQLGWRLGVGVLVVGQSMIFGLALNVHDDVPPAARDLAQWGILAGTALVAALLGGPLVRAAARELRRGRLTIEALFLLTATGALAASLQAHLTGRGKIYFEVVSVLLVVYTLGKVIGARSRAAALAGSRAWGDRLSLCRLLGADGAARTVAVADVRPGDVVEVHPGELVPVDGLVRDGTGFVSESAVSGEPFAVVRRPGDRVLAGSASFDAAFRVTATASGREREIDRLLKVVEEARDKPLSLQSRADRLGRWLFPLVVFTALGTFAYWSLGAGAGWEVGLFNAMSVLLVACPCVIGLATPVVVWSALNRLAERGVIVNSGDALERLAAVDRVMFDKTGTLTDDAFALVDVRTVAVGAERAKLLGWLSLVQAQSSHPVAKPFAELPRPFAPGAEPRVESLHAVPGCGVVAQLVETDGTRHEVKAGVAEWAAAGAGAPEPDGSKTVHISVDGAWAGVAVLTERLRDSTPRALAHFAKLGVPVQVLTGDVPGRAEALGLPDARGGMLPDEKRAAVARARAEGAKPLFVGDGINDASALASAHVGVALASGTDLAVSAAPVTLYGGDLSALPWAVELSRSAVRAVRANLARAVAYNLVGMTLAACGALHPVVAAVLMVVSSLTLIFSSTRVGCGHEEPTPPAPLPEGKGEKDPPPSPLPEGKGEKESLPSDNVSARPLFSSPLPSGRGLGGGSFSPFPSGRGAGGVGLAHALAFALQGAAFLLLLAALRTPVAGALTLVGFATVGAGLALAWHRCTVPHWLDMCFGMVTFGNLGMVLGWWADNGCAALPDHACCGCVEAMREGVMRPWMWVGMLTLANVAMKWFGKGPAPGGEHAVAMYTGGNVGMALGMIGGGWLAAQTTLANMVAGVALSFAGMTAGMLAGMLAGTWLVERLLVGLRAVGFWPTGWRIGATRTS, from the coding sequence ATGACCACCTGCGCGAACTGTCACGGGCCGATCACCGGGGCCGGGTACGCCGGCCGCGCCGACGGCGACCGCCCCGCGCCACTCTACTGCTGTTTCGGCTGCCTCGCGGTCGCCGAGCGCGCGTGCGGGGCGGGCGCGTGCGGGGCCGGCGCTGAACCGGAGTTCGCGCAACTCGGGTGGCGCCTCGGGGTCGGGGTGCTGGTCGTCGGCCAGTCGATGATCTTCGGCCTCGCGCTGAACGTCCACGACGACGTGCCCCCGGCGGCCCGCGACCTCGCCCAGTGGGGCATTCTCGCGGGCACGGCCCTGGTCGCGGCGCTCCTGGGCGGGCCGCTGGTCCGCGCCGCCGCGCGCGAGCTGCGCCGCGGTCGGCTCACCATCGAGGCCCTCTTTCTCCTCACGGCCACCGGGGCGCTGGCCGCGTCCCTTCAAGCGCACCTCACCGGGCGCGGCAAAATCTACTTCGAGGTCGTGTCGGTTCTGCTGGTCGTTTACACGCTCGGGAAGGTGATCGGGGCGCGGTCCCGCGCCGCCGCGCTGGCCGGCTCGCGGGCCTGGGGCGACCGGCTCAGCCTGTGCCGCCTGCTGGGCGCGGACGGGGCCGCGCGGACGGTGGCGGTCGCGGACGTGCGGCCCGGCGACGTGGTGGAGGTTCACCCCGGCGAACTGGTCCCCGTGGACGGGCTCGTTCGCGACGGCACCGGCTTCGTGTCCGAGTCCGCCGTGAGCGGCGAGCCGTTCGCGGTGGTGCGCCGGCCCGGCGACCGCGTCCTCGCCGGCTCGGCCAGCTTCGACGCCGCCTTTCGTGTGACCGCGACGGCCAGCGGCCGCGAGCGCGAGATCGACCGGCTCCTGAAAGTGGTCGAAGAGGCGCGCGACAAGCCGCTGTCGCTCCAGAGCCGCGCCGACCGGCTCGGGCGGTGGCTCTTCCCCCTGGTCGTGTTCACCGCGCTCGGGACGTTCGCGTACTGGTCCCTGGGCGCCGGGGCCGGGTGGGAGGTCGGGCTGTTCAACGCCATGTCGGTGCTGCTGGTCGCGTGCCCGTGCGTGATCGGGCTGGCGACGCCGGTGGTGGTCTGGTCCGCGCTGAACCGGCTCGCGGAGCGCGGGGTGATCGTGAACAGCGGGGACGCGCTCGAGCGCCTCGCGGCCGTCGATCGCGTGATGTTCGACAAGACCGGCACCCTGACCGACGACGCGTTCGCTCTGGTCGATGTCCGGACGGTCGCGGTCGGGGCGGAGCGCGCGAAACTGCTCGGGTGGCTGTCGCTGGTGCAGGCTCAGAGTTCGCACCCGGTGGCGAAGCCGTTCGCCGAACTCCCCCGGCCGTTCGCACCGGGCGCCGAGCCGCGGGTAGAATCGCTGCACGCGGTCCCGGGGTGCGGTGTGGTCGCGCAACTGGTCGAAACCGACGGGACGCGGCACGAGGTGAAGGCCGGCGTCGCGGAATGGGCCGCGGCGGGTGCGGGCGCGCCGGAACCAGACGGGAGCAAGACGGTTCACATTTCCGTCGACGGGGCGTGGGCCGGCGTGGCGGTTCTGACGGAACGGCTCCGCGATTCGACCCCTCGGGCGCTGGCACACTTCGCGAAGCTTGGGGTGCCGGTTCAAGTGCTCACCGGCGACGTTCCGGGCCGGGCCGAGGCGCTCGGGCTGCCGGACGCGCGAGGGGGAATGCTGCCGGACGAGAAGCGGGCCGCGGTCGCGCGCGCACGGGCCGAAGGCGCGAAGCCGCTGTTCGTCGGCGACGGGATCAACGACGCATCTGCGCTCGCGTCCGCCCACGTCGGGGTGGCCCTCGCGAGCGGCACCGACCTCGCGGTCAGCGCGGCCCCGGTCACGCTGTACGGGGGCGACCTGTCGGCGCTGCCGTGGGCGGTGGAACTGAGCCGCAGCGCGGTGCGGGCCGTGCGCGCGAACCTGGCCCGCGCGGTGGCGTACAACCTCGTGGGCATGACGCTCGCCGCGTGCGGGGCGCTGCACCCGGTGGTCGCGGCCGTGCTGATGGTGGTGTCGAGCCTGACGCTGATCTTCTCGTCCACGCGCGTCGGGTGCGGGCACGAAGAACCTACCCCCCCGGCCCCCCTCCCTGAAGGGAAGGGGGAGAAAGACCCACCCCCCAGCCCCCTCCCTGAAGGGAAGGGGGAGAAAGAATCTTTGCCGAGCGACAACGTTTCCGCGCGTCCTTTGTTTTCCTCCCCTCTCCCTTCAGGGAGGGGGCTGGGGGGTGGGTCTTTCTCCCCCTTCCCTTCAGGGAGGGGGGCCGGGGGGGTAGGTCTGGCCCACGCGCTCGCGTTCGCGCTCCAGGGCGCCGCGTTCCTGCTCCTCCTCGCCGCGCTTCGCACCCCGGTCGCGGGGGCGCTCACCCTTGTCGGGTTCGCGACGGTGGGCGCGGGGCTCGCACTGGCTTGGCACCGGTGCACCGTCCCGCACTGGCTCGACATGTGTTTCGGAATGGTCACCTTCGGCAACCTCGGGATGGTGCTCGGGTGGTGGGCCGACAACGGGTGCGCCGCGCTGCCCGATCACGCCTGCTGCGGCTGCGTCGAGGCCATGCGCGAGGGCGTCATGAGGCCGTGGATGTGGGTCGGGATGCTGACGCTCGCCAACGTCGCGATGAAATGGTTCGGGAAGGGGCCGGCGCCGGGGGGCGAGCACGCGGTCGCGATGTACACCGGCGGTAACGTCGGGATGGCGCTGGGGATGATCGGCGGCGGGTGGCTCGCGGCCCAGACCACGCTGGCGAACATGGTCGCGGGCGTGGCGCTCAGCTTCGCGGGCATGACGGCCGGGATGCTCGCCGGGATGCTCGCCGGGACGTGGCTCGTCGAGCGGCTGCTCGTCGGCCTTCGGGCCGTCGGGTTCTGGCCGACCGGGTGGCGGATCGGGGCTACACGTACTTCTTGA
- a CDS encoding c-type cytochrome → MSDTNPTNAPIRTDAPVVPTGGDSVQDLHRAHMAQMNDPVMLTADGVDDTAVDEPGAGGADSVQSMHDVLMREQAEPRDGFEPVPFWVAVVCGALLMWGGFYVGSNSADFRADVYDEPNPVATPVAGPVTDPDPQTVEELKAIGGRKYNAICAACHLPEGLGKPAENIPPLDGSNWVTGDQSSPARLSRIVLYGLKGNIEVKSPQVPRTAWGAAAMPPHADQLKDYEIAGVLTYVRNSWSNKADPDDKKPAITAATVRAARAKDGKRDSVTAAELQEKFPKDYADPPAPKK, encoded by the coding sequence ATGAGCGACACCAACCCGACCAACGCCCCGATCCGCACCGACGCCCCCGTGGTCCCCACCGGCGGCGACTCGGTCCAGGACCTGCACCGCGCCCACATGGCGCAGATGAACGACCCGGTGATGCTCACCGCCGACGGCGTGGACGACACCGCGGTGGACGAGCCCGGGGCCGGCGGCGCGGACTCGGTGCAGTCGATGCACGACGTGCTGATGCGCGAGCAGGCCGAGCCCCGCGACGGGTTCGAGCCGGTGCCGTTCTGGGTGGCGGTGGTGTGCGGCGCGCTGCTCATGTGGGGCGGGTTCTACGTCGGCTCCAACTCCGCCGACTTCCGCGCCGACGTGTACGACGAGCCGAACCCGGTCGCCACCCCGGTGGCCGGGCCGGTCACCGACCCGGACCCGCAAACGGTCGAGGAACTGAAGGCGATCGGCGGGCGCAAGTACAACGCCATCTGCGCCGCGTGCCACCTGCCGGAAGGGCTGGGCAAGCCCGCGGAGAACATCCCGCCGCTCGACGGGTCGAACTGGGTCACGGGCGACCAGTCGTCGCCGGCGCGGCTGTCGCGCATCGTGCTGTACGGGCTGAAGGGGAACATCGAGGTGAAGTCACCGCAGGTGCCGCGCACCGCGTGGGGCGCCGCCGCCATGCCGCCGCACGCGGACCAGCTCAAGGACTACGAGATCGCGGGCGTGCTGACCTACGTGCGCAACAGTTGGTCGAACAAAGCCGATCCGGACGACAAGAAGCCGGCGATCACCGCCGCCACCGTGCGCGCCGCCCGGGCGAAGGACGGCAAGCGCGACTCGGTGACCGCAGCCGAGCTGCAAGAGAAGTTCCCGAAGGACTACGCCGACCCGCCGGCGCCGAAGAAGTGA
- a CDS encoding cbb3-type cytochrome c oxidase subunit II, translating into MDRGMVIFLGALLTFSSSWLGLIVFPYWQLGNEKPYQKGEGEDPYPRPLSGAELAGMKVYQHNGCMYCHTQQVRSARFGGWTDADGVERTGADIKRSYGLRRTVSRDYIYDNPTMLGTMRTGPDLANIGVRNPSDAWHHTHLLNPRSANVWSVMPSFPFFYTREKVTGARSDRALALGREWTVDPGYRWRPSDGEWDGIVAKRGPELVAQYTAGRAESIDISTADGKKRLLEFWLTTPEEDYQVVPNADGDALVAYLLALRKAEVPLPEAKE; encoded by the coding sequence ATGGACCGCGGGATGGTGATCTTCCTGGGCGCGCTGCTCACGTTCTCGTCGAGCTGGCTCGGCCTGATCGTGTTCCCGTACTGGCAGTTGGGGAACGAGAAGCCGTACCAGAAGGGCGAGGGCGAGGACCCGTACCCGCGGCCCCTGTCGGGCGCCGAGCTGGCCGGCATGAAGGTGTACCAGCACAACGGGTGCATGTACTGCCACACGCAGCAGGTGCGCAGCGCGCGGTTCGGCGGCTGGACCGACGCCGACGGCGTCGAGCGGACCGGGGCCGACATCAAGCGCAGCTACGGGCTGCGGCGCACCGTCTCGCGCGACTACATCTACGACAACCCGACCATGCTCGGGACCATGCGCACCGGCCCGGACCTCGCGAACATCGGGGTGCGGAACCCGTCCGACGCGTGGCACCACACGCACCTGCTGAACCCGCGGTCGGCGAACGTGTGGAGCGTCATGCCGTCGTTCCCGTTCTTCTACACCCGCGAGAAGGTCACCGGGGCGCGCAGCGACCGAGCCCTGGCGCTGGGCCGCGAGTGGACCGTCGACCCCGGGTACCGGTGGCGGCCCAGCGACGGCGAGTGGGACGGGATCGTGGCGAAGCGCGGGCCGGAGCTGGTGGCGCAGTACACGGCCGGCCGAGCGGAGTCCATCGACATCTCCACCGCGGACGGGAAGAAGCGGCTCCTGGAGTTCTGGCTCACGACCCCGGAAGAGGACTACCAGGTGGTCCCGAACGCCGACGGCGACGCGCTGGTCGCGTATTTGCTCGCACTGCGGAAGGCCGAAGTTCCGCTGCCGGAGGCGAAGGAATGA
- a CDS encoding cbb3-type cytochrome c oxidase subunit I, with translation MAATAELSQYDRAKSAAERAAIDASCRGPVLFFASAAVLWLLVGSLLALVASVKLHSPYFLTGTAELTFGRARMAHLQAVALGWATLASMAACLWQMCRLSRAELPYPKLLYLAGALWNVGVCIAVFGVLLGAGQSVEWLDAPPAAAPFFVTGLGIVSAWVVAVFRRRREAHVYVTQWYIFGAVFWFPWLYLVAQFVIFWMPVTGVVQPIVNWWFGHNVLGLWFTPIAVGTAYYLIPKIIGRPVHSYYLSIIGFWSLALFYAWAGMHHLIGGPIPAWLATASTVGSMMMIIPVLAVAINHHMTMLGHFHRLRYSPALRFTVFGAISYTLVSFQGSLMSLKWYSETAHFTHYIVAHAHFGAYAFVTMILFGLFYYMVPRLTGREWVSSRLIRVHFWCTSIGITAYVVGLSVGGWWQGVMMNNPDVPFARIVLYTQPHLLGRSLAGALLTVGHLAFAVSFAANVGGWGQRRSSGPTLFAQPAGQKA, from the coding sequence ATGGCCGCGACCGCTGAGCTATCCCAGTACGACCGGGCGAAGTCGGCCGCGGAGCGCGCCGCGATCGACGCGTCGTGCCGCGGCCCGGTGCTGTTCTTCGCGTCCGCCGCGGTCCTGTGGCTGCTGGTCGGGTCGCTGCTGGCCCTGGTGGCCTCGGTCAAGCTGCACAGCCCGTACTTCCTCACCGGCACCGCCGAGCTGACGTTCGGCCGCGCCCGGATGGCGCACCTCCAGGCGGTCGCGCTCGGCTGGGCCACCCTCGCGTCGATGGCCGCCTGCCTGTGGCAGATGTGCCGGCTGTCCCGCGCCGAGCTGCCGTACCCGAAGCTCCTGTACCTGGCCGGCGCGCTCTGGAACGTGGGCGTGTGCATCGCCGTGTTCGGCGTGCTGCTCGGGGCCGGCCAGTCGGTCGAGTGGCTGGACGCGCCGCCGGCCGCGGCCCCGTTCTTCGTGACCGGCCTGGGGATCGTGTCGGCGTGGGTGGTGGCGGTGTTCCGCCGCCGCCGCGAGGCGCACGTGTACGTGACCCAGTGGTACATCTTCGGGGCGGTGTTCTGGTTCCCGTGGCTGTACCTCGTGGCCCAGTTCGTGATCTTCTGGATGCCGGTGACCGGGGTGGTGCAGCCGATCGTGAACTGGTGGTTCGGGCACAACGTGCTCGGGCTCTGGTTCACCCCGATCGCCGTGGGCACCGCGTACTACCTGATCCCCAAGATCATCGGCCGCCCGGTCCACAGCTACTACCTGAGCATCATCGGGTTCTGGTCGCTGGCCCTGTTCTACGCGTGGGCCGGGATGCACCACCTGATCGGCGGGCCGATCCCGGCGTGGCTGGCCACCGCCAGCACCGTGGGCAGCATGATGATGATCATCCCGGTGCTGGCGGTGGCGATCAACCACCACATGACCATGCTGGGCCACTTCCACCGGCTCCGGTACAGCCCGGCCCTGCGGTTCACGGTGTTCGGCGCGATCTCGTACACGCTGGTGAGCTTCCAGGGCTCGCTGATGTCGCTCAAGTGGTACAGCGAGACGGCTCACTTCACGCACTACATCGTCGCGCACGCCCACTTCGGGGCGTACGCGTTCGTGACGATGATCCTGTTCGGGCTGTTCTACTACATGGTCCCGCGGCTCACCGGGCGGGAGTGGGTCAGCAGCCGGCTCATCCGGGTCCACTTCTGGTGCACGTCGATCGGGATCACCGCTTACGTGGTCGGGCTGTCGGTCGGCGGGTGGTGGCAGGGGGTGATGATGAACAACCCGGACGTGCCGTTCGCGCGCATCGTGCTGTACACCCAGCCGCACCTGCTGGGCCGGTCGCTGGCCGGCGCGCTGCTGACCGTGGGGCACCTGGCGTTCGCGGTGTCGTTCGCGGCGAACGTGGGCGGCTGGGGGCAGCGGCGCTCCAGCGGCCCCACGCTGTTCGCGCAGCCGGCGGGGCAGAAGGCATAA
- the ccoS gene encoding cbb3-type cytochrome oxidase assembly protein CcoS, translating to MSAFYSALFAAGGAATEGASARGMSPTDVALFATVIGSMLLFGGAAVLALSWAFRAGQFDNFQQGSRSIFGPDEPIGEGTDAFPGARPAEADREPEPFSVTGPPARR from the coding sequence GTGAGCGCGTTCTACTCCGCACTGTTCGCCGCCGGCGGCGCGGCCACCGAGGGCGCGTCGGCCCGGGGCATGAGCCCGACCGATGTCGCGCTGTTCGCCACCGTGATCGGCTCCATGCTGCTGTTCGGCGGGGCCGCCGTGCTGGCGCTGAGCTGGGCGTTCCGGGCGGGGCAGTTCGACAACTTCCAGCAGGGCTCGCGGTCGATCTTCGGGCCGGACGAGCCGATCGGCGAGGGCACGGACGCGTTCCCGGGCGCCCGCCCGGCCGAAGCCGACCGCGAGCCGGAACCGTTTTCCGTGACCGGGCCGCCGGCCCGGCGGTGA